The sequence CACATTTAACTTCCAATGTGCCCGGCCACTTTGGTATTTTGTTGCTTTTAACAACGTTGTCAGGTAGGAACTAGGTGCAATCAGTGAGCCAGTgggaatttataaatttttagcaaCGGTGGATATGTGTACTTCGGTACCCTTATAATCGTTATGAACTATTGTCGAGAAAGAAGCTTCAGGCGTTTGTTTGCAGTTCAGCCTACATTGGCGGAGGTATgggaatttgtttttaaaattttatgttcctGGAAGTGATGatactgaaaacaaaaacctaTAATGCTCTCATTCAGAGATATGGTCTTCCCCAACACAGTGGATTAATGACAGCAATCGGTCTTGCAGTTATCATGGAGGGAATCTCTTCTGCTACTTATCATGTTTGTCCAAATAATATCAACTATCAGTTCggttagttaaaaaaataagtgttCTTCTTagacttaaattttcagacacagCACTTATGTACGTTATTGGAAtgcttggaaaattgaaaatctggtCATTACGTCATCCGGACATGGTGGTCAGTGCCTATCACGCATTTGGTTTTCTCGGGGTGTTTTTGATGGCAGCGATTGCAGGAGTGGTGAGTTAATTATGAAtatgtattgatttttttttcacctagacaaaattttcagtacgtGCACAATATGATTTTCTGGGCtttgttttcaattatctACATCGCCAGTATGCTTCTTGTCAGCCTCGAGTTCTATTTCAAAGGAATCTGGACATTAAATTTACGAGAGCTGCGAAACTCCATAAGGCTTTCTTGGGTATCATCAAGACATTTGTCGTGTGTAGTTCCAGCTTACAAGGCTCGGTTCTTTGTTATTCTTCTTCTCAATATAGCAAACACTGCAGTGTAAGATTTTGTTTTCCGATAATAACTTGAACAATTCATTTTTAGAGTGGTTTATGGACTTGAAGCCCACCCAAAAGATTTTCTCTCGTTTCTTCTAATTCCATTCATCGGGAATTTGTTTATCTACATAATTTACTACATTCTAATGAAGGTGAGGATTGAATGtcataataaaatgtttaaaacatggaataatattttcagatgatctACCGagagaaaattccaaaaagagcCATCGCTCTTCTTTTTGCTGCTGTCATTTCCTGGACTTGTGCCGGAATTTTATTCAACCAACGTGTATCTGATTGGAGCGTAAGTATTTCATACCAAtataatttaatgaaaatcaatttgttaAAATGCTCGAAATGTAAAAAGACAAgcattttatgtgaaaaaaaaaacaacccgGACGTAAAAATATACACGTGAGAACCGATTTTTCGCCCTTTATAAAAGTTTAGCAGTTTTCATGATACATGTGGAAATTTacaacattttcacaagaatattgctttattagaaattacatcaagtattagaaaaattagaaatgaaagtttaaaatctatttagttatttttctattcaaacaGTATGCATATgattttccttattttcttCCCATCATATGAAATAGGCATCCTCGCGCTTTTATTTCAAgtgtcttttaaaaattcttaatttcagaaaatgccaGCAATATCCCGAGAACTCAACAAACCAtgcatatttttgaacttttacgATAACCACGATTTGTGGCACCTTTCTTCTGCTTTTGccattttcttctctttcACCGCCATCAATGTAATTGACGACGATCTCATGTTTGTGATGAGGAATACAATTCGAGTTTTCTAGAAACATGTATATAATTGAACATATAAGTACATTCCCATTTGCATATCTTACCCGCTTTTGATAGAACTAGTCATGTCACACACTTTCACTGGTCActgattttccgattttccatttgttttcttttgtatACTATTTTTTACAATCATTCCAATCTCTTAATACGTCTTTCGTTGAAACACCACATGtattttgttgtttcttttgtttcttAATTTCACAAATTCTACTCTGGTCGTCTGCTTTTATTTTGTGATTAAATTATTCAGTTAAAATCAGGCGTTTGAAAACCAGCCAGTAAAGTTTCGAACAGATATGAGTTTATTTACGACactcaattaatttttcccgtaggaaacagaaaaaaagttgtagaacaaaattaattgaagtaTTATGTTAACTGGGCGATTTTAGATACAGCAAAACGTCTTTTTTGTTGGCATTCATAAAGTAatagaaatgtttttaatgtgGATAAAGTTGctttattatttattaatgTCGAGATTAATGAGCCAATCGGCTACTCGGCATGAGGCAGTCTCTTTTGCTGAAGGAGGCGGTTGTGATTTACCCTGGTCTGCCATGAAATTGGCTGGAACTTCTGCAGACAAGGACGGTGCTTCGAATTTTGTAGAAAGCTCGGTAACTGAAAAGTTATCAAGTGTTAAATGAAAACATGCATTTGAAACATTATATGAGTTACTTACCCGACAAACTACGAGTTGGCCGCTGTACATTGAAGGTATCTCCCTCATTTTGTGCAACTTCTGGTAGCGAGAACTGTGAGCATGTTTTTGGGTCAAGGTCAAGACGTTCGTTGTTCTgaataaaacataaatttaaaaattgctattCATTCAACTTTTAATGGTATTGCCTGCAGGAACAACTCAATGCTGGACAGTTTTAAACACTTCATAACATTTTGAccagctgaaatttcaaaaataaattgaagaaTTACAACAAAAAGAATTGCATCgaccgggaatcgaacccggGCCGCCCGCGTGGCAGGCGAGCATTCTACCACTGAACCACCGATGCTTGTTTTCCTACCCAAAAATCGATGTATGTCTGCGTAAAACATACTGAGTCGCGCGCCCTTTCAAACTTCTTTCTTGCTGAATAACGCTatgcaaaaagaaaatcaCCGCACCAGATCAATCTCGAATTGCCTTACCTGAACTTGAACATTGATGCTCCAGAACGATGATAAAAGACTCGGTTTTGATGCGGAAGTACTTTCAATCGTCAGAAGGTCGTTTCGATGAATGTGCATCATGATGAATGATGGGGAAAATGACTGGTGGACTGCAAATGGAGCAAACACAAATGAATGGGTGTCTGAGTCCGGTCTCCCGAAGAAGAGCACAAAATGaatgaaagaagaagaagggcTGAATTCGATTAACATAAGGGTAGAGGACCAAAAATGCGaaggacaaaaaaaaataaatgaccAGGTTCGGTTTTGTGTTGCCTAATCTcctcttttgttttttaagtcTTTAAGAGTTCGCATCTGCATGGCAGAGAAAACAGATTAAGTAGCAAGATAATCCAGAAAATGAAAGCGAAGATGTTCGCAGGTGGTTGGCGAcaaatatgttcaaaaattgtggaaaaacaCTAGTTGTAGATACTCACTTCGAACATTTAAATATTCGAATTAatcataattcaaaaaaatatcatgaataaaattgtaaatagAATTTCAGTAGAGCTACTTTTTTAGGTTGATGTGTTTAAAGGTACCGTGTTGTGGTAGTTTCAAAACCGGGATGATTGAGAGGTCAGTAAGACCAGGGGGTAAATCATTAACCAATCTAAAACAGATAACGGTTAACGTCGAATGGACTATCATTTTGATACAGAAACttgtaaaatcttttttgacaTATGAATCTGTTGCTCAAGAATACATTgatttgattcatttttttttcagtataacTATGTACATCAACATTTATGGACAAATTCATCATTTGGGGTTATCCGAAAATGAGTAGGACTAATATCTGATTTTACTTAGCTGGTTAGCCTGTGATATAAATTGTCAGTAAAAATGGTCGCTTCACGGTTGTTATAGAATGCCTCATTGGAACATGCTTCAATGGAAGCAATAATTTTCTTACGGGCACATGTAGCTGATTTTTTAGAAGACTATgtaataaatataaaaaaatttgacactCTGCTCCGCAAGGTAAACGCaacaaaatctgaattttctatGACGTAAGGCttgaaaaatactcaaaagtgttattttttcctattttttctcttattttcacGTTCAAATAAACGTagtaaataataataataaaagtaGGGCATcggaacgtttttttttaattgtgtcTACGCACAAATGTTTACCGTGCCAAAGTTAAATTTGTTCaatgttcacaaaaattttgataatctCTGACGCTGCTAAATTGTTGTTAGAAAAAGTCTGAAACATCATGACAGACTGCGGGAAAGGATGTTGTCTAGAATGACATGACAGCGTAGAGTGTTGATAATTGTCGCTTTGTAGCACATTCTAAGATTGGCTCTTCTGACCGTTGCTATGGAGAGTGCACGTTTTGCAAAGCGATTGATGAATTTAGGTCAATAGGTCAAAACTCCGGGAAAAAGTCACATTGAATCTAAATCCTCGTCATAGCTTTAGCTCTTGTCCGCCTGACTGACGCCATAAGCCCATAGATAAATAAATAcgtgaagagaaaaaagaaagggaAATAGGAAATGGAGACGTGCTCCCCCTTTTCTCCCAACAAAGATGGTCATTATTTTGGCATTTGAGATTGATGTGGAATTGAAGGAAAAGAGATAATTTGGAATGCAGTGCTGGTTAGTTAAagtatattttaatatttaatagGGTGACAACTGAATAACTTTAACTGGAAGGGAATCAGTGTTTGACATtcaataaaaacagttttattgAAATCACTAAATACGAAACATCAAATTATAGATATTTTCTTGTAAGAGTAAAACTCTATTCAGAATAATTGCTCTTCATCAATGCTAAccaatcttttttatttaaaaatttaataagctccttttcattcaattttttgtttcagttgtTAACGAATTgctccaacaaaaaaaagaagaaaacggaAGAAAAATACACCATCTCTCTagtaaaagaaaaacaagacAAAAAACGTgcgaaaacatattttcttagaaatttcgggaaaacaaaaaaccacgACATATTCTCAAGATTTCAGATAAGTTGTACACACGAAGAACGGAtggaaaacttgcaaaaatagCAACTTGACAAGAGCTAGGGGGACACATTTCCAAATTCACCACGGATATCTCAACTATATCCAATAAACTTTCGCTTGCAAAAGGCAAATCAAAAAAGactagcaaaaaaaattgacgcgactaatcgagtttttccagtagaacaattttgtttgaagaaTTATGCCAAACTTTGAGTTACATTAGTTTTTATTatccttttaaaatttatacgGCATTTCAAACGTTTAACTTGATTTcacaccaaaaaatgaaaaactttccAATTAAAAGTTGAGGTCTACCACAGTGTacataatttctaaaaactttctaATCTCACGTCAGGAAATTCAAAGAGAATATAGAAATATGAATTATTTagaaatcaataattcaaGGTATGTGTACTTGCTCTAGAAACGTTTTTGAGACAATGTACTACTAATTCGGTGTCATATTTCAATGTATCCTATGAAAAGTTTACGACGCACTAGTTGTGGCAAGTTACTTCTTTgtgtgaaaaaaagaaattccgaGAATACAGATAAACAATGGTCAAAAATTCATGAGATTTCAAAGACCACTTATTAACATAGTACATATATGACAGTCCACTGTTTTGCATTGAGAAACTGAGGGTATGACAATGTTAATTGtggttgaaaattattaaaattgacACATTTACCTTTGTCCATGTAcaacaaaatctaaaaacaatacaaacaaaaaaagttctgaaaaaattcatatgattattttgaacaattctATAGAAAACTAGAACTATATTCAGTTTTGACACTTATAAATTCTTATAGTCAAGTTGATACATTAAACtttcacaaaaactgaaaaaagtgacTCAAAAATAATAGGGTCCCAGTagtttcggcaatttccaAGAAACGAAAGTggtttctcaaaacttttctttCACTCGCACAAACAGCGACAGCaggtaatattttttcatgtcTCGTTGCTTACTCTATAATTATAACCCGCCGGAAACGAGTGACGGGAGTTGAgaaaaagtggagaaaaaAGGACTGGGCACGTCAAATAGAGGGACCGAAAGAAACGGATAGAGAACGACCAATGGACAGCaagaagaggaaaaaagttgtttttcttgATGCTTCCACTCGGTCTTTTTGGCGACGTCTTCGTAGACCCTTGAAGCCAAATTAGAGATAGAGAATTTTCAATAGGATTTCATTGCtctggaaatgaaaatgtgaggagaacaaaatttttcacatttcaaaaaaatggtgatgagaaaataaatatgtcCCTGCGTTCCAAGAATGAATATAAGAATTGAGGGAAGCAAAAGGATATGGTGCCCacaattcataaaatttagatttcggaaaacaaataattagTTCAAAGAATCCATTATTTTGTGAGattatttttagatcaaaCTTCATTTGGTTATAGTAAGTTTGACGccattaagaaaaaaatttggtggagtcgttttgagtaattttcaattttaaatgtcaATTGGTTTCTGTAAAGGTGTCATGTGTTTTGaactaatattttgaaattgaaaaacgggtaaaaaataccaaaaacagGTCGAATGAAGAAAAACGCGGATATTATATACATAGTTCAAATAGTTATATAATACACAGTTAACTTGCTTCATGTAGACGTagtaaaaaaatgcaaaattaccATGCTTTTGACTAATTTAACAAATAATcgtatttgaaaatgtgtattgTTGTGATCTGTGACAATGTTACTTGTagaatctaaaatatttttggtattaATTTAACTCATAGTACCaaacttttatcaaaacaCTTGACAACAACTTAAACATCCTCAAAACCAAGTAAGTGGAGCTTCCATTTCCAGGAAAATGATAATGCTCAAGGAACTCTGTCAATTGAGACATGAAGACAACATTAAAATGAAGAGACTCCTAATTTGTGCATGACGCACGCAacactaacaaaatattgagTGTCCCCCTGCTTTCCCTTTTCCTGTTTAAGTAAATCCATTCGCTGGAGTAGCTGAAGACGTCGTGCGCACGCTCGCCTCCCAATGTTCTCACGTTTACGACGAATATCTGATTATGGGTGTGTGTTGTAGCTGCGCAAGAGGCTCAAGTTTGAGAGCTGCCATGCACCGACAAGCACCAGGAGCAAATTGGAAGATTATAAGGGAAGGGAACTCACAAATTATGAAAGTGAATGTAAGCAGGAAAGTCGAAGTTGTAGTTAAAAAACCACACTTTTAGAAGTTGAcaatttactaaaattttgataaaacattttcttaatcgaaaaaattttagactaTTTTTGCTCAGTGGGGTTATTTCAAAGAACATCAACTTCGAACCCTTTGAAAAagcttgcaaaaaaaattatataacaaattattttacttTGATTGACAAAttactttgaatattttcatatttctgtTAATACTTCATGTAAAAACGTAGTGATAAAACTGGAGCAGACAACAATTATAAAACTTGAACGGGATTGTCGCGATTCGCgaagcaaaataaaaaaatgacttGAAGAGGTTCTTCGGGACTGATTCAACTGGGAATTCGGGAATTCAAAAGGATGACAAAATGTATAGAATTGATGGGAAAACTAAATTACCGagaaaaaaggaggaaaaaaacggagaaatgGGTTAAGATGAGACTTTGGGAATTGGGGAATGGAGAAGTAGCAGTAGCAAAAAAACTAGAGagaatttgaagcaaaaaaaattggagacacaatggggggggggagggggggAAGAACTTTAAAACTCTGAAATCGGGACAAATGTAAGGGGTGGAGGGAAAGAATACTCGAGTTTAGGTTTAGAGATCAAGATGACAACTTTATACTTGGGCGTTAACCCGAACTACTTTGGAATGGGAGAATTGGGTTGAACACAGGGGACAAAAGGGACACAAATGTTGAGATGATGTAAATAACATTCACAGAAAAGAAATGGCAAGGGAGCGAAGAAAAATAGATAATTAGATTTCTTCGGTTATATTATAAAACTTAAATCAATAATTGCAATATATCACTGTTGGATATTGCAAGGCTACATATTGAAagtaaaaacgatttttgtttttgacacaaaaatcgGGACTTGAATATGCGACTCGAAAATAAGTGATGGCACCATATCAGCAGATTTCTCTAACGACGAACAGCTTGGCCAATTCGATCAGGACGTCTGGAAAATAGGGTTTCTTTATAACATTTCCATATTAATCACTAttaattgttggtttttttctacttCTCATAATTGGTCTTCAAAACAGAACACTTTTTGTGACTATGCACTaagctaaattttaaaacatacgTTATTAAtctaagaaattttaattgatttcaTTACAATTGCTATATCCAAGTATTTGTCCTGCAAATGTGTTAAACAGCGTCATGAGTtgcatttgaatttattttctgataaCCTTCTAACCAAATCATCCACTTACGCTTCTTCATGCGCCTCATCACCTCTTTCATGATCTTGCTGGCGGTTTCGGCCTTGACTTTGATGGCGGTTGCGGTCGTGATTTTGACGTCGGTTACGGTCCTGATTGTGGTGACGACTGCGATCCTGGTTTTGATGGCGGTTGCCGTCATGATTGCGATGACGGTTGCGGTCTTGATTATGATTACGTGGAGGTCCATGATGATGCCCACGATTGTGATGCTGTCCACGATTGTGTGCTCTTGCCGGCGCAATGTGCTTACCTGGAGATCTATGACGACGATCAcctgaaattaaatgtttgttttaaaactttcaacttGAAGTCAATCATCAAACTATTACCTCGATAACCATCATTCTGCTGATGGCGTCCTCGACCAGAAGTGTCATGAGCAAAATGACTGTATTCTGTTTCAGCGGGTTCCAGAGCTTCACCGCCTTCACGTTCAATTTGATCCCGAACCATCCGAGCCAAGTGCATATTAATTTCACGTTCTCTATCTTTGCTGTAATGGCTTGTTGGACCTTGAAATTGTTTGATGGGACGTTGGCCTTGTTGACGACCATTCGAGTTACGACTACGAGGTGCTCCGTGAGATCCTCTTCGACGGCTATTATTATTTCCTTGACGCCTTTCACTGGATCGGTTGCTTTGCACACCACTATTAGCGGAACTAATTCGGTTTGGCCTCTCATTGTTTTCTAATCGTTCAGTTTCTCTCGAAGATCGTTCACCGTGCTGCTGATCTCTTCTCTTTTCCTTATTcttcttggatttttttggagtcgAAACCTGCTCAGCGGATGGTGCAGAAGATGAGGATTCAGATGTGGACGCTGAACCTCctgaagacgaagaagacaCATCGGATGAAGAAGTAGTGTTTTGGGGTGTTGGTGGAGATTGTGAATGTATCAATCGTTCATcggatgaagatgaagaagtcTCATTTGACTTCTTACTCTTTTTAGACCTCTTTCTCGACGATTTGGATGCTTTAGACGCCTGTAAAATTGATGTTTCGTTGGTAAATACAATTGAAGAATAACTAACTCTCACCTGATCGTGTGCACTTTTAAGAATTGAATTGGAACCATGACTTgccaaaatttctattttgtcGTCGGCTGACTTGCTAGCCTTTGAAGAAGCTATGCCAGCATTTTCAGCGTCAACAATTTCCCCTTCTTCAGGCTTTTCATAAGCAGATGATTTtgccttctttttttccaacacCTCTCCTATTAAGTCTTGCACGGCCGGCcgtttattttctattttcggaACGATTTGGTCGGCATGTGTAGAAACTGAAAATGGCGTTGATGAGCCATTTGAAACAACTGCTGCATTTTGATCAATAGAGTCCACAGCCAGTTTCATCAAATCTCCCGAATCTACTTCCATTGGATTAGCTTCATTTTCCTCAGATGCAACTTGTTCAGGGACCACAGCTTGAGGCTTCACAGGAACAAAATTCATCGAAACCTCTTGTTCTGGGTCCATTGGATACAGTTCCATCTCCTCGAATTGATTACCATCCATTATTGGTGATCTCTTATCGTCTTCGAGACTCTCATCGGGCATTGGTGGTGTTTTTGGGCCGACTGGAATATGGCCCGGAGAAAACTCCACAGATTCTTCTCTCTCTGGTGGAGTTTTTGGTCCACGGCGAACATGATTTGGGCTGTACTCACTTGGAGATCCGTCTGGCTGAGCTTGGCCGCCCTGATAGGGCTCATACGTTTCGTCGTCGTCTTTACGATCAAATCCAACCTCCTCATAATGAACCAATGGAGGCTTCGATTCTAATTGTCGAGCTTGGTTTAAGAGATGCAGCTCGTATCCCCATTCTGTCAAAAGACCGTCGGCTCCGTATATGGCTGGAATCTCTCCTTCTCGCTGTCCAAATGTCCGTCCTTGTGCAGCGAACCCAGCCAAAAGTCTTCGATAGAACGCAGTTTGGTCTTCTCCCGGCTCAAACATTTGTGCAGCTTGGTTCGATGACCCCTCTCCGTAGTCAACATTGACCGATGGACTTAACGAAGCTTCTGGACGGAAAACTGGCGATGGTGGATTGCTTCGAACTTCATTATCAATGATCCAGTAACGAGGGGCTGGTGGCCGATCCATATTATGTGGGATGGAGaactctgaaataaataatttcataaaatgaTATAAAGATAGAAGTTTTGATACATAGAAGATgagtctttttttaaataaaactattCTGGGTATCATACTtaacaaaataaacaattttgctGCTCAATTAGTCAGAGAAAATTGCAGCCTAGTCAAAGGAACATCAAGTTATTAACTCACGCTTTGTGCCGTTTGCATCTTCTCCATTCATGTAGAAACGGTATCCGGATAGCAGATGAGACCGAActtcaaaatcatcaaatcGGAAGGTTTTTGCTGCATTTGCAACTACTCGCAAAACTTGCTTGTAATCTTCTCGTTCGAGATGCCTGCAAAATCCATATATCCTTTCTACTCCTTCATTGTAAAACCTACAGCTTTTTCAGCTCTGTGCTTGCAAGACGCTCGGCATATTTTCCGTACTCGCGACTTCcccactgaaaaattgtaagtttGTAACTAGAATTCATAACCGTTTAACTTACGTCGTCGTTATTTCTTCCAGGTCCCTGACTTATGGAGCGGCGACCGTAAGgagcctgaaaaaatattttgttaaaccagtaaactggaaaaattgtttatataatgttctcaaatttcagttacGAAAACTCAATGATATCAAAAAGAGAACCTACCGGACGATGAACCATTGGACGACGTGCTCTCAATGCTCTCCGATCGTGACTGTTTAgacgtggtggtggtggtggaataGGCGACGGAGGAGTCCTCGGCGGATTCCGTGGCTCCGGAGACGGAGGAGTTCTCGGTGGTCTGCGTTGCGGTGATGGTGGAGTCATCGGTGGTCTCCGTGGTGGAGGGCTTCTTGGCGGGGGTGTCCGCGGAACTCTTGGTGGCGGTGGGGGTGGCGGCGACGATCCCCCAGCTCTTGATTTCCTGGGTGGTGGAGGAGGCGGTGGACTTGCTTCATGATCACCGTGTTGTGGTGCCGGCACTTGGTGGCCTTCCTGACCAGGAACAGGGTATCCAGGATATGCATAGGGGTGTGGATGCTGAAGATGATGTGGATGTGCAGGCGGCGGCTGGTGAGGATGTTGATATGGATATGGAGGCGGATAACCCCCGTACGTGTGAGCAATGGAAGCCGCATGAGCCATGTAGTTGTGATTATAATGCATGGCCTGGAAGTTTGATGGCGGTACCAAGTTAGCTATGTTTTCGGGGTAGGGATGATGATGATTCTCTGGATAATGATATTGATTGTTTCTTGGCGGGTTGAAATATCCACCGGACGATGAGCCCGGTCTGTCGTGTCCGTGCATTTTCACCTGAAATGAACTTTATTTATGATATGTACATATTTTAAAGCATTCAGagagtttgagaaaattaaaaaaggagTATAAATGGTACACTCGAAAATTGAGCAAGAAATACATTCAGTATTTGGAACAATGAAGTATACACGTAGGTATCAGTAAGAGATGAGAAGAGTTGACGGGAGAGAAAGACAAATTTTGCTGTCGATAAAAAAGGCGGAGCAAAGCAATGCGTTGCCATGAGATACCCACTGTGAGCGCACGCATCGTGGCCATTGATCCGTGAAAAGGGAGAAGAACGAGAGTTCTGACCGAGTCACGCCGCGTGCAGCGACGACGAGCCCTTCTCATCTCTCTATTCATCTTACACACGGATCACGTTGGCCCCGCCGCACTCACCAGCTCACCAAAACCGGCAGTCTGAAAAGGAGCGAACAGAGAGGGGAGGCGCAGACAGGAAAATAAAAGAGTGTGCGTGTGAGCGGCGATCGAGTAGAGAAAATGAGTAGAAGAAAAACAAGATGGGCGCGAGTCGGTCGCATTagaggaggggggggggggggcgacGGCGGCAACATCGACGGCACAGGGCCTCGTGTTGGCGCAGCACGGCGTCGAAGACGTGGTGTGCATTCAAGGAAATGAGCGTGGGCACAGGGTATATATGCTGTTtttgtttgtgtgtgtgtgtgtgtgtgtgtgcaatgAAAAAGACTATGCGTAGAGGGCGGACCAGTCGTGTTTCACGCCTCACATCATCTCGAAGTTACCTGAAAATCGAGGGAACATTCTAAAAATAGAAGGCTTAAGAAGCAAACCAAACACTGCGTCGTTCGTTTGGAaggattttgtttttggtgAACGACTTTCTTGCGGTATCAGTTGGAGCAAGAACTTTTTCCTGAGCGAAAAGGATTTGATCAAGAATGTTCGACGGCCTGAAAGGGGATTATTGTTATAATTTAGCATGATAAAAATTTGGCATCTCACGTAGGCTTTGCAGGCGCAGGAGGTGGAGTGGGAACTTTATCTGCACTTGGGACCTCATCGACCACAATGACATCATCgctgaaataattaaatgttATGACATGTTTGGGGTAAGCATGATTTTGGCTTTTAGAATAaagattcacaaaaaaatcggtgCTTCCCTcgacaattatttttctgtagCAAGTATTGTAATTGTGCTTTAATGATTAAAATTGTGTAGATAAGAGAAGACTGACGATACATAGCTCTCAAAAACGGTAAGACGTAAAAGCCGAAAATTCGtgaatttctttttccatCAAAGAAAGGAACCCGGCCTTCATTCCgagatgacaaactttttggtgGCAAAGGTTCTTTGGGGGCAAAGTATCCAAGGAGACAAAGGATCCAGTAGACAAACTGGGGTGTATCTTGGGGGGCATATCTTTGGtgacaacctttttttcaactagatttttatatgtatttttcaactaatttttgttcaaatttttctggaataagttttttaatgcaattttcaatcgattatCGGTTATAATTCCCTCACAATTGAATGTTTGAACGATGGTCTTTTGGGAAAAGCTGTAAAACGTCCAACTAACTTGGAATATCGtgaggctcttcctgatggtctgatccttcagctccgaaggatcacatgggtaccttctgatgttctgatccttcagataagaaggatcgtaagggtacctcctgatggtcaattttttcaaattttttttcaaattttgtcaaaaatccataTGATCCGTcgaagctgaaggatcagaacatcaggcAGAGCCTCATGTtcttttggagctgaaggatcagaacatcaggaagagcctcaTGATCCTTTGgatctgaaggatc comes from Caenorhabditis elegans chromosome X and encodes:
- the R04E5.7 gene encoding uncharacterized protein (Confirmed by transcript evidence) produces the protein MLIEFSPSSSFIHFVLFFGRPDSDTHSFVFAPFAVHQSFSPSFIMMHIHRNDLLTIESTSASKPSLLSSFWSINVQVQNNERLDLDPKTCSQFSLPEVAQNEGDTFNVQRPTRSLSGK
- the R04E5.8 gene encoding JmjC domain-containing protein (Confirmed by transcript evidence): MHGHDRPGSSSGGYFNPPRNNQYHYPENHHHPYPENIANLVPPSNFQAMHYNHNYMAHAASIAHTYGGYPPPYPYQHPHQPPPAHPHHLQHPHPYAYPGYPVPGQEGHQVPAPQHGDHEASPPPPPPPRKSRAGGSSPPPPPPPRVPRTPPPRSPPPRRPPMTPPSPQRRPPRTPPSPEPRNPPRTPPSPIPPPPPRLNSHDRRALRARRPMVHRPAPYGRRSISQGPGRNNDDWGSREYGKYAERLASTELKKLHLEREDYKQVLRVVANAAKTFRFDDFEVRSHLLSGYRFYMNGEDANGTKQFSIPHNMDRPPAPRYWIIDNEVRSNPPSPVFRPEASLSPSVNVDYGEGSSNQAAQMFEPGEDQTAFYRRLLAGFAAQGRTFGQREGEIPAIYGADGLLTEWGYELHLLNQARQLESKPPLVHYEEVGFDRKDDDETYEPYQGGQAQPDGSPSEYSPNHVRRGPKTPPEREESVEFSPGHIPVGPKTPPMPDESLEDDKRSPIMDGNQFEEMELYPMDPEQEVSMNFVPVKPQAVVPEQVASEENEANPMEVDSGDLMKLAVDSIDQNAAVVSNGSSTPFSVSTHADQIVPKIENKRPAVQDLIGEVLEKKKAKSSAYEKPEEGEIVDAENAGIASSKASKSADDKIEILASHGSNSILKSAHDQASKASKSSRKRSKKSKKSNETSSSSSDERLIHSQSPPTPQNTTSSSDVSSSSSGGSASTSESSSSAPSAEQVSTPKKSKKNKEKRRDQQHGERSSRETERLENNERPNRISSANSGVQSNRSSERRQGNNNSRRRGSHGAPRSRNSNGRQQGQRPIKQFQGPTSHYSKDREREINMHLARMVRDQIEREGGEALEPAETEYSHFAHDTSGRGRHQQNDGYRGDRRHRSPGKHIAPARAHNRGQHHNRGHHHGPPRNHNQDRNRHRNHDGNRHQNQDRSRHHNQDRNRRQNHDRNRHQSQGRNRQQDHERGDEAHEEARPDRIGQAVRR
- the R04E5.8 gene encoding ATP-dependent RNA helicase RhlE (Confirmed by transcript evidence), with protein sequence MHLARMVRDQIEREGGEALEPAETEYSHFAHDTSGRGRHQQNDGYRGDRRHRSPGKHIAPARAHNRGQHHNRGHHHGPPRNHNQDRNRHRNHDGNRHQNQDRSRHHNQDRNRRQNHDRNRHQSQGRNRQQDHERGDEAHEEA